DNA from Corynebacterium stationis:
TCGAAGGTCTTGTGCAACACTTCGGTGGGATCGACGTGCAAACCGGCAAAGACTTCCGCATATGAGCGCGCAACTCGGGCGGGGGTTTCTAAAAGTCCCTCGCGGTCAGGGTCTTCACCAACTGCAATCAGCAGTTCGCGAATTGCTGCTTCAGCACGCTCCTGGTCAAAAGGCCCACGGGCTGGAATCAAGCTTTCACTCATAATGTCGGATTTCCTTGTGTTTAAAAACTTTTCTTGGTGCTTCCCACGCTAATGCTTGGGCAGCACACGGCTAAATTCCCCTAGTAATTATCTTCACCTGGGTGGCGGTCTTTGCCTTGCTCCGGTTGCTTCGCCTCTGGCTTGTTGGCCCCAGGCCGGTTAGCCTCAGGCTGTGGTGCATAAGGGTTACGGGAGGCATCGCGGTTGTTAAAACCTGGAGACTGCCAGCCCTCGTCATCGCTCATCGGCGGCTTATGGTGGCGGCCAATTGGAATCTCTGTGGTGTCATCTTCGCTTGGACGACGCTCAGATTTCTTCTCAGCTTCCGCAGGCTTCTCTTCTACCGACGGGCGCTCAGCAGGCTTGCGCTCAGCAGGCTTGTCCTCTGCCTTCTGCTTCGGGGCTTCTGGTTTCGGGTCTTCAGACTTCGAGTCCTTCGGCTCAGACATAGCAAAGGAAGGCTTCGGGGCGGTTTCGGCGTGGTCCTTTGGTTCCGACATCGCAAACGATGGCTTCTGAGGTTTTGCTGGCTTAAAGCCTTCTTCGGTCCAGTCACCGGCGTGCTGGCCAAAGCTAAAGCCAATCTCTGGCTCATTGGCGGACTTTTCCTGCGAATCCTTGTCAGCATCGGATTCATTGCCGGAGTTTTCTGCAGCTTCTTCCAGCGCGAGGCGGCGCTCACGCGCCTGGCGGGATGCATCCAGCAAGGTAAAGCGGCGAGGTGGCTCTTCGCCGCGTTCTATTGCAAGCTCCACGGGGGTTTTCACTGGTTCGCGGCCTGCTTGGGCTGGGAAGCGCACGCTTTCCCCAGGGAAGACCTCATGCGATTCGCGTGGCTCGATGCCATCGAAAAGTGCCTCCAGGTCAGGACGACGCAGGGTTTCCTTTTCCAGCAGGGCTTCTGCCAGGGAATCCAGGTAGTCACGGTGCTCGGCCAAAATGTCATAGGCCTGCTGGTGCGCAGAGTCCAGAAGATAGGAGATCTGACCATCAATCTTCGCCGCAACAGCATCGGAGTATTCCAGCACTCCGCCGCCGCCCATGTAGGACATGGGGTCGCCTTGTTCTTGACCGTATTTCACGGTGCCCAATTCGGGGCTAAAGCCGTATTCGGTAATCATGGCGCGAGCAATCTTGGTAGCTTGCTCAATATCAGAAGATGCACCCGTAGTTGGTGTGCCAAAGACGAGCTCTTCGGCGGCGCGACCACCCATGGCGAAGATAAGACGCGCGAAAAGTTCATCGCGGGTGTACATGCCCTTGTCGTCTTCTTGCGCGGTCATGGCATGACCACCAGTGCGACCACGGGCCAAGATGGTCACCTTGTAGACGCGCTCAATATCCTTCAGTGCCCACGCAGACAGGGTATGTCCGCCCTCGTGGTAGGCAGTGATCTTCTTTTCTTGCTCAGAAATCACCTTGGATTGACGGCGTGGTCCACCCACGACGCGGTCGGTGGCTTCTTCCAGGGCGTCAGCGGTAATGACATTGCCGCCAATACGCGCGGTCAACAGCGCTGCCTCGTTCAATACGTTTGCAAGGTCAGCACCGGACATACCGGCGGTACGCTTGGCCAGCTGAGTGACGTCAACGTCTTTCGCCAAAGGCTTGTTCTTTGAGTGCACGCGCAGAATCTGCTCACGGCCTGCCAAATCAGGCGGCGTGACAGGAATCTGCCGGTCGAAACGGCCTGGGCGCAACAGCGCAGGGTCCAAAATATCAGGGCGGTTCGTCGCAGCGATCAGGATAACACCTTCGCGATCGCCGAAGCCGTCCATCTCTACCAGCAGCTGGTTGAGGGTCTGCTCACGCTCATCGTGTCCACCACCGGTGCCGGATCCACGCTGGCGACCAACCGCGTCGATCTCGTCCACGAAGATAATACAAGGGCTATTTTCCTTAGCCTGCTTAAACAGGTCACGCACGCGCGATGCACCAACACCGACGAACATTTCTACGAAGTCCGAGCCGGAGATGGAGTAGAAAGGAACGCCTGCCTCGCCCGCAACCGCGCGAGCCAGCAAAGTCTTACCTGTACCCGGAGGGCCATAGAGCAGCACGCCGCGTGGAATCTTTGCGCCGAGTTCGTGATAGCGCGTTGGGTCTTCAAGGAAGTCCTTGATTTCTTGCAGTTCATCAACTGCTTCATCAGCGCCGGCAACATCCTCAAAGGTGTTGGTCGGCATGTCTTTGGTCAGTTCCTTGGCCTTGGAACCGCCGATGCCGAACATTCCGCCGGCACCGGATTGCATGCGCGACATGAACCAGAACAGTACTGCGAACAGGATCAACATCGGCAGCAAGAACGAGAACATCGACATGAAGATCGAGTCTTGCGTGACGTTGGTCTGGTAATTTTCGGCACCAGAATTGCGCACGGAGTCAAAGATTTCTGGCGAGGTCCGCGCTGGATACTTCGCGATGACTTCTTCGACGCCTTCTTGCTCTTCGACCGTGATCGGCTCGCGCAAGGTCAGGCGAAGTTGTTGTTCGCGGTCGTCGATTTGAGCTTCCTCAACGTTTTGGTTGTTGAGCTGCTCAATAGCGATTGAGGTATCCACCCGCATGAAAGAGCGGGTGTCGTCAGAGAAGAAGGTGAAGATGTACAGCGCTACAAGTACTACTGCAGCGATGCCACCGTATTTAATCCAAGAAGAGTTTTTCATCAAGCGTTACAGTTTAGTGGTTGGAGTAAACGTCTGGGTGCAAAGTGCCGATGTATGGCAGGTCGCGGTAGCGCTCTGCATAATCCAGGCCGTAGCCGATGGCGAATTCATTAGGGATGTCAAAGCCCACGTCATAAAGGTCAATCTTGGCGGTGACTACTTCTGGCTTACGCAGCAAAGTAATAACTTCCAAAGACTTCGGGTGACGGCCCTTGAGGTTGCGCAGCAACCAGGACAGGGTCAGGCCGGAGTCGATGATGTCTTCCACGATGAGCACATCGCGGTTTTCAATCTCGCGGTCTAGGTCCTTCAAAATGCGTACGACGCCAGACGATGAGGTGGAGTTTCCGTAAGAGGAAACAGCCATGAATTCAATCTGGGAAGGGATAGACAGTGCTCGCGCAAAGTCGGTAAGGAAGTAAACCGCGCCCTTGAGTACGCAGATGAGCAGCAGGTCCTCTTCTGTGTCTGCGTAGTCTTTGGAGACTTTGTCCGCGAGTTCCTGGATCCTTGCTTGGAGGTTCTCCTCGCTAATCAGGACTGCTTCAACGTCGTTGCCATAACGGTGTGGTGGGACGTTAAAGTCTTTGGATTCTACTAGCGCAGTTTCATTGTGAGCCATGGTCGCCCTTTCTAATGAGCCGGTTTTAGGACCTTTAAGGTGGCTTAGGGTGCGTTAGAACGCAATAGTCTCAGTTTGCCACCATCTCGCACGACTTCCAACCTACTATCCGGGTTTTTCGCGTGCGCATCACCCACGGCTACACCGCCTTGTCCGCTCCAGGCGCTGCATAAAGCGTCAATTGCTGCGAGCCCGGCGCGCGAAACGAAGATATCTTTGGCAACTAACCAGCGAGCAATTATTCGCTTTCTTACAGGTTGGGCAAGGGCGCTCAGGTTGTTGCAGTCCAGCTCTTCGCTCTTTTCGATGCTTTTTCCACCACCCTTCTCATATTCTGAAATCACGGTGGCAAAGAAATCCTCATCGGCGGCGATATCATCTCCTGCTGCGGCCAAAGGTGCGATGGCGTCTCCGCCGATGATCTCTGAGAGCATTGGCAGAATCTGCTTGCGCATGGCCACGCGACGAAATTCTTCGCGCTCATTGTGCGGATCCTGCCAAGCTTCCACTTCCAGTTCAGCACATGCGCCTTGGGTATTGGCCCGACGAATCTGTAGCAGCGGGCGCACAATACGCGCGCCTTCAATCTCGGTTTCATAAGACATGGAGTTGGCATGCCCGCGTAGCGCGCTCAAAAGCAGCGTCTCAGCTTGATCTTCAGCGGTGTGCGCCACCATCACAGCGGGGGGATTCGCTAAACGCTCATCCCCAGTGGACCGATCAGACCGCACGGCGTTTGAGGATTCCGAAAACGCCGCGTAGCGAACCCGGCGCGCTTCGGCTTCCATGCCATCGGCAGCATCAGGTGCAACGTGCACTGGAATCACTTGTGCCTCGGCACCCCAGCGTCGCGCCTGGGCGGCAGCGGTTTCTGCGACCTCACGTGATCCTTCCTGCAGTCCATGATCGATGCACAGCGCAAGAACTCTCGTCTCTCTTTCACGGGTTTCAGCGCATAAGGCTGCAC
Protein-coding regions in this window:
- the ftsH gene encoding ATP-dependent zinc metalloprotease FtsH; this encodes MKNSSWIKYGGIAAVVLVALYIFTFFSDDTRSFMRVDTSIAIEQLNNQNVEEAQIDDREQQLRLTLREPITVEEQEGVEEVIAKYPARTSPEIFDSVRNSGAENYQTNVTQDSIFMSMFSFLLPMLILFAVLFWFMSRMQSGAGGMFGIGGSKAKELTKDMPTNTFEDVAGADEAVDELQEIKDFLEDPTRYHELGAKIPRGVLLYGPPGTGKTLLARAVAGEAGVPFYSISGSDFVEMFVGVGASRVRDLFKQAKENSPCIIFVDEIDAVGRQRGSGTGGGHDEREQTLNQLLVEMDGFGDREGVILIAATNRPDILDPALLRPGRFDRQIPVTPPDLAGREQILRVHSKNKPLAKDVDVTQLAKRTAGMSGADLANVLNEAALLTARIGGNVITADALEEATDRVVGGPRRQSKVISEQEKKITAYHEGGHTLSAWALKDIERVYKVTILARGRTGGHAMTAQEDDKGMYTRDELFARLIFAMGGRAAEELVFGTPTTGASSDIEQATKIARAMITEYGFSPELGTVKYGQEQGDPMSYMGGGGVLEYSDAVAAKIDGQISYLLDSAHQQAYDILAEHRDYLDSLAEALLEKETLRRPDLEALFDGIEPRESHEVFPGESVRFPAQAGREPVKTPVELAIERGEEPPRRFTLLDASRQARERRLALEEAAENSGNESDADKDSQEKSANEPEIGFSFGQHAGDWTEEGFKPAKPQKPSFAMSEPKDHAETAPKPSFAMSEPKDSKSEDPKPEAPKQKAEDKPAERKPAERPSVEEKPAEAEKKSERRPSEDDTTEIPIGRHHKPPMSDDEGWQSPGFNNRDASRNPYAPQPEANRPGANKPEAKQPEQGKDRHPGEDNY
- the hpt gene encoding hypoxanthine phosphoribosyltransferase, whose product is MAHNETALVESKDFNVPPHRYGNDVEAVLISEENLQARIQELADKVSKDYADTEEDLLLICVLKGAVYFLTDFARALSIPSQIEFMAVSSYGNSTSSSGVVRILKDLDREIENRDVLIVEDIIDSGLTLSWLLRNLKGRHPKSLEVITLLRKPEVVTAKIDLYDVGFDIPNEFAIGYGLDYAERYRDLPYIGTLHPDVYSNH
- the tilS gene encoding tRNA lysidine(34) synthetase TilS encodes the protein MSSAPFWPRKSPHFLQVRVAVRRSLDDLAYPEVVCVGLSGGADSLALCAALCAETRERETRVLALCIDHGLQEGSREVAETAAAQARRWGAEAQVIPVHVAPDAADGMEAEARRVRYAAFSESSNAVRSDRSTGDERLANPPAVMVAHTAEDQAETLLLSALRGHANSMSYETEIEGARIVRPLLQIRRANTQGACAELEVEAWQDPHNEREEFRRVAMRKQILPMLSEIIGGDAIAPLAAAGDDIAADEDFFATVISEYEKGGGKSIEKSEELDCNNLSALAQPVRKRIIARWLVAKDIFVSRAGLAAIDALCSAWSGQGGVAVGDAHAKNPDSRLEVVRDGGKLRLLRSNAP